The Deltaproteobacteria bacterium genome contains the following window.
CATCGATCGCACCGACCGGAAAAACCAACCCCGCCGCTTCCACCACCGCCGTCACGCATGTACGTCTACCGCAATCCAACCTCCGTGTCCAGAGGCCACAAGTCGGGCAGGGTCAGACCCAAGGTAGGAGGGCGGAGGTCGCTGCGCTCTGCCGCATCGGTACGCGCCGCCGCCACCGGTGTCGGCTTTGTGGTCTGCGGCACTTCTCGCGGTTGTTCTGCCGGAGGCGAGCTTGCGCGTTGCGCTGCCAGGGCCTCCAGTGCCGGCAACGGAGTGGTCTGGGCTAGGCGAGCCTCCGGCGAGTCCGGATGATCGGATCGCAGCTTTTGAACGATCAGCCGAGCGTCGATGGGGTCCCCCGACAGCTCGAAGGCGCGAGCTAGCTGATAGAGCGCCCGAGGGGCGTACTGGCTCTTGGGCGCCTTCAGCAACACATCGTTCAGCTCGATAATCGCCCTGTTGTAGTCACCCTTCGCCAACGCCTCCTCGCCCTTTTGAATATTCATCGCCGGGTCTTGTTTAGACGACGCTCCGGCCGGTTGGCCGGCCAGGCACCCGCTGATCATGAAGAACAACGCCAGCCCAACGCCGAGGCGATGGCACTTGCGGGTCAGCGCCCGCTGTTCGAAGCTAAAGACCCAACGCCCGTTCGTTCCCATTGCACTGGCTCCTCCTCAGTTGCGGAAGCGGAAACGGCCCCGCAGCTCCGAGGCATCGGGGATCAAGCTGGGCGTTTGGGTCACGTTCAGCAGCTTGGCGGCGTCCCCGACCTCGGGGGTGATCGTGCGGTAGATCTCGGCGAGATCTTTCTTGCCGTCACGGATGGCCTTCAGAAAATAGTAGGTGAGGATGCCGTGGCCGACTTCGGGTGAGGACGTGCTGATCTGCGCGCCGCGTGCAGCGGCGAGCGTCCGGGTTTCCTTGATCATGACCAAAGGCCGTGCACCTTTCGCCAATACGCTACGTCCGCCAGCGCCAGAGAAGCAGGCATCAAGCACCACGGCGACTTCTTTAGCCGGCAACGGAGTGGTCTGGGCTAGGCGAGCCTCCGGCGAGTCCGGATGATCGGATCGCAGCTTTTGAACGATCAGCCGAGCGTCGATGGGGTCCCCCGACAGCTCGAAGGCGCGAGCTACTAGCTGATAGAGCGCCCGAGGGGCAGGCTGCAAGTGCGTTGGGTGAGGCGCTGGACGAGTGGGACATGGCGCCGGTTCCGGCCGACCGATTCACGGTTCGCCGCCGAGGGTACGGAGCAAGTCTCGCGTCTGCTGCCGATCAGCTTCCGATGCTTCTACCGAAAACAGTCCGCCCTTGAAGCATGCCGGAAATTTGTCGGGGCCGTTGCAGCTTGCGGCTACAGCGGTCCCGAAGCTGCCCATGCCCAGCGGCACCGTCAGATCTCGCAGGTACAACTTAAACTGCTCAGTGGCTGGTCCAGCGTTGCCCTTGGCCATGAGCACTAGCCCGAGCTGGTAGTGCGCATTTGGAGCGGAGTACTGGCGCAACACGTCGCGCAACTCGCGCTCCGCGCCGTCGAAGTCGCCAGTGCCGGCTAGAGCGCGTCCCATGCAGAAGCGAGTCGGCCCCCACCCAGTGCTCGCCTCTGCGCTGCATTCGCGTAGCGCGCCTGCGAAGTCCTTCTTCTCGAGCAATGCCTCACCCAGGCACGTGCGCAGCGGCATTCCAGCCGGGTTGAGGCGCAACGCCTCGCGGTACTCCCGAATCGCGCCGTCTAAATCGCGCGTGTTGTAAAGGGCGTTCGCGAGCACCGCACGCGGTTGCCAATCGTCCGGCCGTAATCGCGCTGACGCAGCGAGCTCGCGCAAGGCGCCTGCGAAGTTGCCCTCGTCGTACAGCAACTGGGCCATCGCCTCGTGCCCCTCCGGCCGGTCCGGCTGGAGCATCATGGCGCGCTGGAGAAGATCGCGGGTCTCACGGATCGTCGCTTCGGGCGAACGACCCGCGTCACGCGCCTCGTCCCTTTGTACTATTTCCGCCCATGCGCGTGCGATCAGCGCGTCGGCTTCAGCCTCCTGCATCACGCGTTGGCGCTTGGTCGTCGCGCGCTCCACGTCGGTCTTCGTCTTGGCATGCGCCACCTGCCGCGATTGTTCTTGCAGTTGCGCGCGCAGCCGCTCATTCTCCTCGTGCAGACGTTGAAGGGCGTCGGCGGCCTTTTCACTCTCGCGTAAGCGGGCAATCTGACGGGCAACACCTCCCGGGTCGATCCGACAGAGGACATCGACGCGTATCACCGTCGTTTCACCGTCCATCGTGGCGTGCGTTTCCACCTCCTTGATTTCCACGACGCCCGCAGTCAGCGCACGGATCTCATCGCGCGTGACCGCCATGTCGCGCACCTCGGTGATGCTCTCGACGCACGTGCCCACCTGCTCCAAGGCCAGCCGCTTGGCATCTAGAAGTGCCAAGCGCTTGGCGTCGGCGCGCGTGTCGTTGTCGCCCATGCGGTACTCGCCGGTGGCACGAATGGTGCGCGTCTCGGTAGCAGCAATGGCTGGCTGCACACCGAGTAATAGCAGGGCGACCATGCAGCCGGTTACAAAGCCAGGCGGACAGGGGCGCTTCTCGGCGACCCTCGCGACGCCGCGAAGAGAGCGCACGCTAGCGTCGGGAGACAGCAAGGCTCCAGCGGGTGGATGGGCCTGAGACCAAGCTCGCGGCTCTCGCATCATGCATAACTCCCTGCGTCGCAGCCTTCTAGCGCGGGCGAACTCGATTGCGCAAGTGAAATCCGTTCGGCGAATCTGTTCGGGCGTGGAGCACCGCGGTGGGGCCTCATCTCATTCAGACGCCGCCCCTCTTCTGTTCGCGCTTAGGAGGCCGGGCCTCTTCATCGGTCTCGAAGCACGGCGTCCCACGTCGCAACCCGCAGGGCTGCACGATACAGGGCGCCCTTCGAGGCGCGGCCGGAAGAGATGACCGCTTATCAGAAGGGCGAACGGTTCAAGGCATGCTCATCTGGGATCAGCGAGGGATTCTTGAGCCGTTTTTCCCACAAGTCCGACGCGTACCCAAGCCGTTTCCCCAGGCGCCACTGCAATTGCCTCCACCGTCACTCGCTCGCAGCGTAAGGCCTTGCCACGAAATGGCTGATGCCCCACCTGGCAGCATTGTGGGTGTTACTGGCGCTGGCCCGGTTGGCTCGGCTGCCGTCCTGGCGCGTCACGGGCCGTTGAGAATCAGGCCGAGCGGCAGGTTGTAAATGCGTTGGGTGAGGCGCTCGACGCGCGGGTGCATCGAAATCAAGATGCCGTGGCGCGCCGTCTTCGGGTAGAGATCGAGAAACGCCTCCAGCGGGGTCAGGTCGCGGCTGGCGGGTGAGGCGGCGTGCTTGATCTCGATTGGTACCAGCCGCCCCGCCACTGGTAGCACCAGATCGCATTCCAACCCTTGCGGCGTGCGCCAGAACGACCCGTTCCACGGCATCCCCGCATGCCCGTACAGCTTGCGAATCTCCATGATCACGAACGACTCGAACAGGTGCCCGAAGTGCGGCGCGTTGAGCAGGCCGTGTGCGTCACGGATTGCTTGCACGTGCAAGCCCAGGCCGCTGTCTGCGAACACCCACTTGGGCCGCTTGACCAGCCGCTTGGTGGTGGTGGCGAAGTACGCCGGGAGCGACACGATCTGATAGCTGGTCTCCAACAGCGACAGCCAGTGATCGACGGTCTTGCTGTCGATGCCGACCACGCTGCCGACTTCGGCCTTGTTGATCACCGTACCCGAGCGGCCCGCGCACAGGACGACAAAGCGATCGAACCGCCCGAGGTCCGCCACCTGACTGAGTTCTCGAATGTCACGCTGCACGTACGTGCGGCGATAGGCCTCCAGCCAGTCGGCGCCCGCGCCCTCCAACACCACGGGCGGGTATCCGCCCGTAAGCATGGCGGGGACGACATCGTCATGGTCGGTGGCCGGATACTCGCGCCCGAGCAGATCGCCGAGCTTGGTGGGACTCTCCAGCAGTTCCGTAGTGGCCGCGATGCGCTGCCCGCGCGTCTCTTGCACGGCAAACGGCCAGAGATCCAGCACCGCGACCCGGCCGGCCAGCGACTCTGTCACTCCCTTCATCAACTCGAAGTGCTGGCTGCCGGAGAGGAAGAAGCGAAATTTTCCCCGAGCCCGGTCCAACTCACGCTTGAGATAGGGAAAGAGGTCCGGGACGTGTTGCACCTCGTCGAGAAAGAGGATGCCCGGGTGGTTGAGGAAAAAGAGGTCCGGGTCGCGGCGGAAGGCGGCCACCTCGCTCGGGGTGTCGAACGCGATCGACCGGGCCCGGTCGCCGAAGAGCTCGGCGGTCAGATGCGCGAGCAGCGAGGTCTTGCCGGCCTGGCGCGGGCCGGTGACGAGGACGGCGCGAAACTGCGCCGTCAGTTTCCGGACCTTTGCCTCGATGGCACGCGGGACGTACGCCACCAGTGCATTATTGGAGTGTCACTCCATTTTTGCAAGGCAGCGCGGTCGGCGCGGACCAGCGCGGGGCCGCCGTAGGGCAGGCTCTGCCTGCCGCCCCTCTTCAACCCTGTATCGGCAGGCACTGCCTGCCCTACGGACTCGCCGCGAATGCTCAGAGCGACCGTAAGTAGCGCTGTATGTCCTCGTGGGTGCCGACTCGAACCAATGTGCACAGATCGCGCTCAACCGTGAACACGAGACGCCGGCCAAGGCCGATACGGGCTTCCCAGACGCCCGAGCGATGGAGCTTCCTGATCCCGAGTCCCTGGTGGCGATGAACATCGCCGATTAACGCAGAAACTGGACCGCAGAACCCGCGGTGAGCAACGGGAGGGGCGGCGCGGGGTGTGGCAGCGGCGCTTCTGGGAGCACCTGATCCGAGACGAGCACGACTTCGCCCGCCACGTAGACTACATCCACTACAACCCGGTGAAACACGGGCTCGTTCGATGCCCGCACCACTGGCGATGGTCAAGTTTCCGGGCGTGGGTTGAACGCGGCGTGGTTGCGGAAGACTGGGCGTGCAGCTGCGGACACGGCACCGTAGCAGCGCTCCGCTTCGACGACATCCCAGGGGCGGGCGGCGAGTGACTCGCGGAGTTGCGGCCGCAGCCCGGCGGTGCAGCGTCGGCGCAACGGGTTCCGCGTTCAGGCCGTAGGGCAGGCTGTGCCTGCCGTCCCTTCTCGACCCGGAATTGGCAGGCACAGCCTGCCCTACGGACTACTGCCCAATTGGACTTTCCGACCACGCCGCCCCGCTCCGGCGCCGAGGGGCCGGCGCCCTCCAGGGTGGGTGATCCGTAAAATCGTCGTTTCACACGAGAGCACGCCCGGTGGTCGCGCTCC
Protein-coding sequences here:
- the bamD gene encoding outer membrane protein assembly factor BamD; translated protein: MGTNGRWVFSFEQRALTRKCHRLGVGLALFFMISGCLAGQPAGASSKQDPAMNIQKGEEALAKGDYNRAIIELNDVLLKAPKSQYAPRALYQLARAFELSGDPIDARLIVQKLRSDHPDSPEARLAQTTPLPALEALAAQRASSPPAEQPREVPQTTKPTPVAAARTDAAERSDLRPPTLGLTLPDLWPLDTEVGLR
- a CDS encoding tetratricopeptide repeat protein codes for the protein MVALLLLGVQPAIAATETRTIRATGEYRMGDNDTRADAKRLALLDAKRLALEQVGTCVESITEVRDMAVTRDEIRALTAGVVEIKEVETHATMDGETTVIRVDVLCRIDPGGVARQIARLRESEKAADALQRLHEENERLRAQLQEQSRQVAHAKTKTDVERATTKRQRVMQEAEADALIARAWAEIVQRDEARDAGRSPEATIRETRDLLQRAMMLQPDRPEGHEAMAQLLYDEGNFAGALRELAASARLRPDDWQPRAVLANALYNTRDLDGAIREYREALRLNPAGMPLRTCLGEALLEKKDFAGALRECSAEASTGWGPTRFCMGRALAGTGDFDGAERELRDVLRQYSAPNAHYQLGLVLMAKGNAGPATEQFKLYLRDLTVPLGMGSFGTAVAASCNGPDKFPACFKGGLFSVEASEADRQQTRDLLRTLGGEP
- a CDS encoding ATP-binding protein; this encodes MAYVPRAIEAKVRKLTAQFRAVLVTGPRQAGKTSLLAHLTAELFGDRARSIAFDTPSEVAAFRRDPDLFFLNHPGILFLDEVQHVPDLFPYLKRELDRARGKFRFFLSGSQHFELMKGVTESLAGRVAVLDLWPFAVQETRGQRIAATTELLESPTKLGDLLGREYPATDHDDVVPAMLTGGYPPVVLEGAGADWLEAYRRTYVQRDIRELSQVADLGRFDRFVVLCAGRSGTVINKAEVGSVVGIDSKTVDHWLSLLETSYQIVSLPAYFATTTKRLVKRPKWVFADSGLGLHVQAIRDAHGLLNAPHFGHLFESFVIMEIRKLYGHAGMPWNGSFWRTPQGLECDLVLPVAGRLVPIEIKHAASPASRDLTPLEAFLDLYPKTARHGILISMHPRVERLTQRIYNLPLGLILNGP